From a single Brassica napus cultivar Da-Ae chromosome C9, Da-Ae, whole genome shotgun sequence genomic region:
- the LOC106446295 gene encoding AT-rich interactive domain-containing protein 2, with amino-acid sequence MAGWSSFNSTSCSYIDVEVEVSDECEERLKRLFDQALLIFLEEEGNNRPLPAVIGEGKTVDLFKLFVLVRERGGFDSVSRKGLWDSVVERLGLDCSVSPSLRLVYSKYLDRMEKWAVEKSRIVNWDDGDSKKKGCYGGLLHELGDGFKGLLENGKCPKRNRAMSFGCRHVEESGSEFHSPRKRFRECEDDDDEEVGTSCVVLSDDSEEEGLVKQETLQGMLKWLTLVALCPHDPSIGVIPHCSKWKEYTGSECWIQVTRAKNALLVQNSSFLGNQTMHPSMYEDDRSRSTGRLRYSIRRPNLSKPQCSESPVSLTKSGSSHCRELISVCESTTDLVAGTSGATDLQVFSNAVKERNKPEIPRRYVAVGRHYQARVDEWTEGSGLDSDTKWLGTRIWPLENREFVDRGLGKGRPDCCSCEIRTSGSVECIRFHIAEKRMELKRDLGDVFFHWRFNQMGEEVSLRWTEREEKMFKKLMVSDSQSFWENAAKCFRGKKREQLLSYYFNVFLINRRRYQNRVTPRNVDSDDEGTFGCVGNSFGRDAVTLIGSDIMICSQNSQCNDFD; translated from the exons ATGGCAGGATGGTCAAGTTTCAATAGTACTTCATGTTCATACATTGATGTTGAGGTTGAGGTATCTGATGAATGTGAGGAGAGGTTAAAGAGATTGTTTGATCAAGCTCTGTTGATCTTCCTTGAGGAAGAGGGTAATAACAGGCCTCTCCCTGCAGTTATCGGTGAAGGCAAAACGGTTGATTTGTTTAAGCTGTTTGTGTTGGTGAGGGAGAGAGGAGGGTTTGATTCAGTGTCTAGGAAAGGGTTGTGGGACTCAGTGGTTGAGAGGTTAGGGTTGGACTGCTCAGTGTCTCCATCTTTGAGGCTGGTTTACTCCAAGTACTTGGACCGGATGGAGAAATGGGCGGTGGAGAAGTCGAGGATTGTGAACTGGGATGATGGGGATAGTAAGAAGAAAGGGTGTTATGGAGGTTTGTTGCATGAGCTAGGGGATGGGTTCAAGGGTTTGTTGGAGAATGGAAAGTGTCCAAAACGTAATAGAGCTATGTCTTTTGGGTGTAGGCATGTTGAAGAGTCCGGCTCTGAGTTCCATAGCCCTAGGAAGAGATTTAGAGAGtgtgaggatgatgatgatgaagaagtagGAACGTCCTGTGttgttcttagtgatgattCTGAGGAAGAAGGTTTGGTAAAGCAAGAAACTTTACAGGGTATGTTAAAGTGgcttactttggttgccttaTGCCCTCATGATCCTTCCATTGGAGTCATACCACACTGCTCAAAGTGGAAGGAGTACACTGGAAGCGAGTGTTGGATCCAAGTGACTAGAGCAAAGAATGCTTTACTTGTCCAAAACTCTTCATTTCTG GGTAACCAAACTATGCATCCTTCTATGTACGAAGACGACCGTAGTAGGTCGACAGGGAGGTTAAGATACAGCATAAGGCGTCCAAATTTATCCAAACCACAGTGCAGTGAAAGTCCAGTATCTCTAACTAAGTCAGGATCTAGCCATTGCAGAGAACTGATCTCTGTTTGTGAATCCACAACAGATCTTgttgcaggaacatctggagccaCGGACTTGCAAGTATTCTCAAATGCAGTCAAAGAGAGAAACAAACCAGAGATCCCGAGAAGGTATGTGGCTGTAGGACGTCATTACCAAGCCAGAGTCGATGAATGGACAGAAGGATCTGGTCTAGATAGTGATACTAAGTGGTTAGGAACACGCATATGGCCATTGGAGAACAGAGAATTTGTGGATCGTGGCCTTGGAAAAGGAAGGCCAGATTGCTGCAGCTGTGAAATCCGCACCTCTGGTTCTGTTGAATGCATCAGATTCCACATTGCAGAGAAGAGAATGGAGCTCAAACGTGATCTCGGCGATGTCTTTTTCCATTGGAGGTTCAATCAGATGGGGGAAGAAGTGTCTCTAAGGTGgacagagagagaagagaagatgtTCAAGAAACTGATGGTTTCGGATTCTCAGAGCTTTTGGGAGAACGCTGCAAAGTGTTTCAGGGGGAAGAAGAGAGAGCAGCTTCTGAGTTACTACTTCAACGTGTTCTTGATTAACCGTAGAAGGTATCAGAACCGCGTGACTCCTAGAAATGTAGACAGTGATGATGAAGGGACTTTTGGTTGTGTGGGTAACAGTTTTGGTCGTGATGCTGTTACTTTGATTGGTTCAGATATTATGATATGTTCTCAGAACAGTCAGTGTAATGACTTTGACTGA